AGTGAACCCTGGGCTGGGGATCAAAAGCTAGACAAGTCATTCCAAGTGAAGCTTTCATTATTTTTACTAGGGGTGTTCTCCTTTTGGCAATTCAATCCTAATTCTTTGGTATTTAGGTTAccgtatatttttttttcattctttgcTAATATGACTGAGTTGTGATCTAGAAGGTCTATTAATTTAACATCTTAAGCTAACTTGTTAGAGAATTTTATGAGCCTTGATAACATTTCGTCTCCTTCTCTCATCTCTTTATTGCAGTATGTCCTCGATGCCTATCGGAAAGGAGACAAGCTGAAATTTGCCAATCACTCATCAAACCCAAACTGCTTTGCTAAGGTACATACAATCCTATGTATTAGAGTTCAATAAACTTTTTGATTGTTGCTGATTCGACATTTCTTTAGGTAATGCTGGTTGCTGGTGATCATCGAGTTGGGATATTTGCAAAGGAACGTATTGAAGCTAGTGAGGAGCTTTTCTATGATTATCGTTATGGTCCTGATCAAGCGCCAATATGGGCTAGGAAACCTGAGGGCTCAAAGACAGATGATTCACCAGCGCCTCAAGGTCGACCAAAGAAACACCAATAATCTCATTGAGACAGCATGCTTAACCATTTCTATCTTATTGTGGAGTGCTTAACACGATGGGAGAAACAGAGGAAGCTGTACTACATCTCTTATATACAGTGATAGTCATAAAGATATTTATTTGTTGTGGGGtccttcatattttattatattattgtgtgCTAATAATAACAAGACATTAAAGAAGTAATAGGAGAGAGGATCCAGCTATGTAAAGAATAAGCAGAAACATGTATACATGTAGTCATCCGAACAGGTGAAAGAAATTACTTGTGTTGGTTGGACACAAGGTGTCTTATAATAATACAGTTTATATAGATCTGTTTCCTTTTACTCTATTTAGAACCAGTTTTGCCTTGAATCTCTTTTTTGATATTGGGAACAAAGGTGAACCCAAATGTAAAATTTGAAAGAACTTATGTTCATATTGTTGCAACTTTGGATGTATTAATTTGAACCTATTTTAATCCGTCCAAGTTAATCTTGACTAACACGTCCATTTGCCATCTCTAGACATACACAACAAGAGAGAACAAAAGACAAACCTCAACTTCACAGCTATATACAGCTTATCAAACATGCTGAACAAATGAAAGAATtacaatttgaggatgaagcTTCAGTTAGGCAAACTTATTCTTCTGTTACTTTCTAAATGCATATACAAGATCTCATTCCAGGTATCTGGAACCCCAGGGAGACACCAATGGCTACAATCTTGAACGCGCGAAGAGCTACCCGGTTTTCTTCCATATATAGAAGGATGACCATCAATCCTGTAATCTGACAAACCAGTTATGTTCAAAAAAGTAACTGGAGTCTTCATCTTGCCTATTATTTGCTCCACTATTATATTCTTCTCTGGATATTCGCCTCTGTAAGTCTCAGGGATAGGTTGTGAAGCTTCTCTGCAGTGCCCACCAGTGTTCCACTGCCCCCCACTGTCCAATTTAAGGAGTGGGTGATGAACCATGAAAAGCCAATCCATCACAAATCTTATAACAATTGAGTTTAAAGCATATTAAGGCATACCTGAAATGAGAAGGAGCAGAACTCCTGaagaaaacttgtgttttgctTGGATTGACATGTCTATCAATCCATGATGCCCAAGTTGTCAGGGCTTTTTCAAAAGCTGTTGAAACATCAAGACGGGGATGTACTTGATTCCTCTCCTGGTAGTAATTCTTCCTGTTGTGACAGTACCGATTATATAAGCTAGAGTAACTAGAAGAAGGTAATGCAACATCCATCACACGCAAGAATACCACTAACTTGTTTTCTATCTTCATAGTAATAATTGACAGGATTGATTCACCAAAAAACATCTAGCTCATTAACCAGGGTATTGCCAGGTTCTTTCAATATGCTATCACAATATCATCACTAGATTTTCATATCGAAATGTTGGCTACTCCAATTAAACAACAATTATTTGCCTCAATCTCAAACAAGTTTGATTTTATCTACATGAATCCTCATTAATCATGTCACAAGATTTAAGCTCATTTCAGGCCAATATAGGCTTCTCCAATTAAACATCAGTAAAAATCTGCTAGTAACTTCCAAGTACCATATTCTAAAATAGATCTTCACATAGATCATTACACTAAGAACTTCTTAAAGAACAAATTATATTCA
This is a stretch of genomic DNA from Solanum stenotomum isolate F172 unplaced genomic scaffold, ASM1918654v1 scaffold23858, whole genome shotgun sequence. It encodes these proteins:
- the LOC125851299 gene encoding protein trichome birefringence-like 6 → MDKGSSRWRGADILVFNTAHWWNHHKTKAGKNYYQERNQVHPRLDVSTAFEKALTTWASWIDRHVNPSKTQVFFRSSAPSHFSGGQWNTGGHCREASQPIPETYRGEYPEKNIIVEQIIGKMKTPVTFLNITGLSDYRIDGHPSIYGRKPGSSSRVQDCSHWCLPGVPDTWNEILYMHLESNRRISLPN